A single genomic interval of Pyrus communis chromosome 7, drPyrComm1.1, whole genome shotgun sequence harbors:
- the LOC137738803 gene encoding putative MO25-like protein At5g47540: MAKKLTIKGLFKPKARTPIELVKHMRELLMFVDQNNDAREQKRKEKMEELTKAILEIRTIVYGDDDSEPNKDSCAQLTQEFFREDTFRLLIVCLSKLNLGDRKNATHVIANLQRQKVQSRSIALEYLENNIDIMDILIKGYEDSGDIALSYGAISRECIRHQNIARYVLESGHMKKFFYYIQTPNFDIASDAAATFKELMTRHKSTVAEFLSKNYEWFFQEYNSQLLESPNYITKRQAIKLLGDMLLDRSNSDVMVRYVCSLNNMIILMNLLRDPKKTIKLETFQVFKLFVANQNKPPEIVNVLVTNRTKLLRFFNDFTIEKENEQFEANKAQVINEISVLELKPCNPKMSSLFSFRTNCEVRC; this comes from the exons ATGGCAAAAAAGTTGACAATCAAGGGTCTTTTCAAGCCTAAGGCGAGAACGCCGATAGAGCTTGTAAAGCACATGCGTGAGCTTCTAATGTTCGTTGATCAAAATAATGATGCGCGTGAGCAAAAGCGCAAAGAAAAG ATGGAAGAATTGACAAAAGCAATATTGGAGATAAGAACTATTGTATATGGAGATGATGATTCAGAACCAAACAAAGATTCTTGTGCACAACTAACCCAAGAGTTTTTTAGGGAGGACACTTTCAGGCTCCTCATTGTTTGTCTTTCAAAGCTCAACTTGGGG GATCGTAAAAACGCTACTCATGTCATTGCAAATTTACAAAGGCAAAAGGTTCAGTCGCGTTCGATCGCATTAGAATACTTGGAGAATAATATTGATATTATGGACATTCTGataaaagg cTATGAAGACAGTGGTGATATTGCTCTATCTTATGGTGCAATTTCAAGGGAATGCATTCGTCATCAGAATATTGCAAG GTATGTCCTCGAATCAGGTCACATGAAGAAGTTTTTTTATTACATTCAAACTCCAAATTTTGACATAGCATCAGATGCTGCGGCTACTTTCAAG GAGCTCATGACTAGGCACAAATCAACTGTTGCTGAATTCCTTTCTAAAAACTATGAGTGG TTTTTCCAAGAGTACAATTCCCAGTTGTTGGAGTCTCCCAATTATATCACCAAACGCCAGGCCATCAAG TTGTTAGGAGATATGTTATTGGATCGCTCAAACTCCGATGTGATGGTTCGATATGTGTGCTCTCTGAATAATATGATAATCCTAATGAACCTTCTCAGG GATCCAAAGAAGACAATCAAGTTAGAAACCTTTCAGGTCTTCAAG TTATTTGTTGCAAACCAAAATAAGCCTCCTGAGATTGTTAATGTACTTGTCACAAATAGAACCAAGCTTCTTCGTTTCTTTAACGACTTCACCATTGAGAAAG AGAATGAGCAGTTTGAAGCAAACAAAGCTCAAGTTATTAACGAGATTTCTGTTCTTGAACTCAAACCGTGCAATCCCAAGATGTCATCACTCTTCAGCTTTAGAACCAATTGTGAGGTTCGATGCTAA
- the LOC137740208 gene encoding heterogeneous nuclear ribonucleoprotein 1-like isoform X2, whose product MQSDSGKLFIGGISWDTNEERLKEYFSGFGEVVEAVIMKDRTTGRARGFGFVVFSDPAVADSVIMEKHNIDGRMVEAKKAVPRDDQNILGRSSGSIQGSPGPGPGRTRKIFVGGLASTVTESDFKKYFEQFGTITDVVVMYDHHTQRPRGFGFITYDSEEAVDKVLLKTFHELNGKMVEVKRAVPKELSPGPSRSPLAGYNYGLGRVNSFLNGYTQGYNPSTVGGYGLGRFSPVAGGRSGFPPYGSGYGIGMNYEPGLSPGFSGNANFNSTMSYGRGLSPYYINNSNRFSSPIGYDGGNGGNTSSFFSSVTRNLWENGNGNEGGLNYGTNSTNANAYVGSGSGTIGGSTFGNTANNWPSSAMSARVGGNNVSNNSRNLGYGVGDNSYNLGTGGYGRNSGASVAPTSSFAASNGGFDGTFTDFYSSGSVYGDPTWRSSNSDRDGPGPFGYGLGGAASDVSAKSSPGYVGGFSVNKRQPNTGIAA is encoded by the exons ATGCAATCCGATAGTGGTAAGTTGTTTATCGGCGGCATATCTTGGGATACAAATGAGGAGCGGCTAAAAGAGTATTTCAGCGGTTTCGGGGAGGTGGTAGAAGCAGTGATAATGAAGGATCGGACCACAGGCCGTGCTCgtggttttggttttgtagttttttctGACCCAGCTGTGGCGGACAGTGTCATAATGGAGAAGCACAACATCGATGGAAGGATG GTTGAAGCGAAAAAGGCTGTTCCCAGGGATGACCAGAATATTTTGGGTAGAAGCAGTGGGAGCATCCAGGGTTCTCCAGGTCCAGGTCCAGGTCGCACAAGAAAGATTTTTGTTGGAGGTTTAGCATCCACTGTCACGGAGAGTGACTTTAAGAAGTACTTTGAACAGTTTGGAACAATCACGGATGTTGTGGTGATGTATGATCACCACACCCAGAGGCCAAGAGGCTTTGGATTTATCACTTATGATTCAGAGGAGGCAGTGGACAAGGTTTTGCTTAAGACATTTCATGAACTGAACGGGAAAATGGTTGAGGTAAAGCGAGCAGTTCCGAAAGAGTTATCACCTGGTCCCAGTCGCAGCCctcttgcaggatacaactatgGTCTCGGTAGGGTCAATAGCTTCCTTAATGGCTACACTCAGGGGTATAATCCAAGTACAGTTGGAGGCTATGGACTTGGTAGATTCAGCCCAGTTGCAGGTGGTCGAAGTGGATTTCCTCCATATGGTTCTGGTTATGGAATTGGTATGAATTACGAGCCAGGGTTGAGTCCAGGATTTAGTGGAAATGCAAATTTTAATAGTACTATGAGCTATGGGCGGGGTTTGAGTCCTTATTATATCAATAATTCAAATAGGTTTAGCAGCCCCATTGGGTATGATGGCGGTAATGGAGGAAACACATCTTCGTTTTTCAGCTCAGTGACTCGGAACTTGTGGGAGAATGGGAATGGGAATGAGGGTGGTCTTAATTATGGAACAAACTCCACAAATGCCAATGCTTACGTCGGATCAGGAAGTGGAACCATTGGAGGAAGTACGTTTGGAAATACTGCAAATAATTGGCCTTCTTCAGCAATGTCAGCTCGAGTCGGAGGAAATAATGTTTCTAACAATAGCAGGAATCTTGGTTATGGAGTTGGGGATAACAGTTACAATCTGGGAACTGGTGGGTATGGAAGAAACAGTGGTGCAAGTGTGGCCCCTACATCTTCATTTGCTGCATCAAATGGTGGTTTTGATGGGACCTTCACTGACTTTTACAGTAGCGGTTCAGTATATGGAGATCCTACTTGGCGTTCATCAAATTCCGATCGAGATGGACCTGGTCCCTTTGGTTATGGGCTTGGCGGTGCAGCCTCTGATGTATCAGCTAAAAGTTCTCCTGGTTATGTTGGTGGTTTTAGTGTTAATAAGAGACAGCCAAATACAG GAATTGCTGCCTAG
- the LOC137740208 gene encoding heterogeneous nuclear ribonucleoprotein 1-like isoform X1, translated as MQSDSGKLFIGGISWDTNEERLKEYFSGFGEVVEAVIMKDRTTGRARGFGFVVFSDPAVADSVIMEKHNIDGRMVEAKKAVPRDDQNILGRSSGSIQGSPGPGPGRTRKIFVGGLASTVTESDFKKYFEQFGTITDVVVMYDHHTQRPRGFGFITYDSEEAVDKVLLKTFHELNGKMVEVKRAVPKELSPGPSRSPLAGYNYGLGRVNSFLNGYTQGYNPSTVGGYGLGRFSPVAGGRSGFPPYGSGYGIGMNYEPGLSPGFSGNANFNSTMSYGRGLSPYYINNSNRFSSPIGYDGGNGGNTSSFFSSVTRNLWENGNGNEGGLNYGTNSTNANAYVGSGSGTIGGSTFGNTANNWPSSAMSARVGGNNVSNNSRNLGYGVGDNSYNLGTGGYGRNSGASVAPTSSFAASNGGFDGTFTDFYSSGSVYGDPTWRSSNSDRDGPGPFGYGLGGAASDVSAKSSPGYVGGFSVNKRQPNTGYLH; from the exons ATGCAATCCGATAGTGGTAAGTTGTTTATCGGCGGCATATCTTGGGATACAAATGAGGAGCGGCTAAAAGAGTATTTCAGCGGTTTCGGGGAGGTGGTAGAAGCAGTGATAATGAAGGATCGGACCACAGGCCGTGCTCgtggttttggttttgtagttttttctGACCCAGCTGTGGCGGACAGTGTCATAATGGAGAAGCACAACATCGATGGAAGGATG GTTGAAGCGAAAAAGGCTGTTCCCAGGGATGACCAGAATATTTTGGGTAGAAGCAGTGGGAGCATCCAGGGTTCTCCAGGTCCAGGTCCAGGTCGCACAAGAAAGATTTTTGTTGGAGGTTTAGCATCCACTGTCACGGAGAGTGACTTTAAGAAGTACTTTGAACAGTTTGGAACAATCACGGATGTTGTGGTGATGTATGATCACCACACCCAGAGGCCAAGAGGCTTTGGATTTATCACTTATGATTCAGAGGAGGCAGTGGACAAGGTTTTGCTTAAGACATTTCATGAACTGAACGGGAAAATGGTTGAGGTAAAGCGAGCAGTTCCGAAAGAGTTATCACCTGGTCCCAGTCGCAGCCctcttgcaggatacaactatgGTCTCGGTAGGGTCAATAGCTTCCTTAATGGCTACACTCAGGGGTATAATCCAAGTACAGTTGGAGGCTATGGACTTGGTAGATTCAGCCCAGTTGCAGGTGGTCGAAGTGGATTTCCTCCATATGGTTCTGGTTATGGAATTGGTATGAATTACGAGCCAGGGTTGAGTCCAGGATTTAGTGGAAATGCAAATTTTAATAGTACTATGAGCTATGGGCGGGGTTTGAGTCCTTATTATATCAATAATTCAAATAGGTTTAGCAGCCCCATTGGGTATGATGGCGGTAATGGAGGAAACACATCTTCGTTTTTCAGCTCAGTGACTCGGAACTTGTGGGAGAATGGGAATGGGAATGAGGGTGGTCTTAATTATGGAACAAACTCCACAAATGCCAATGCTTACGTCGGATCAGGAAGTGGAACCATTGGAGGAAGTACGTTTGGAAATACTGCAAATAATTGGCCTTCTTCAGCAATGTCAGCTCGAGTCGGAGGAAATAATGTTTCTAACAATAGCAGGAATCTTGGTTATGGAGTTGGGGATAACAGTTACAATCTGGGAACTGGTGGGTATGGAAGAAACAGTGGTGCAAGTGTGGCCCCTACATCTTCATTTGCTGCATCAAATGGTGGTTTTGATGGGACCTTCACTGACTTTTACAGTAGCGGTTCAGTATATGGAGATCCTACTTGGCGTTCATCAAATTCCGATCGAGATGGACCTGGTCCCTTTGGTTATGGGCTTGGCGGTGCAGCCTCTGATGTATCAGCTAAAAGTTCTCCTGGTTATGTTGGTGGTTTTAGTGTTAATAAGAGACAGCCAAATACAG GTTATCTTCACTAG
- the LOC137739705 gene encoding GCN5-related N-acetyltransferase 9: protein MEREKEKVSLEGGRVILVPYMKEHVPKYHDWMKDPALLQATGSEPLTLNQEYQMQLTWTQDPNKQTFIVLDKPLVVGEFSHGGPHVEAMIGDVNLYMNDLDDPHMGEIEIMIAEQKSRGKGLGKESALMMMAFAIENLAIHIFRAKIGEQNGASLSLFRKLGFEEISRSEIFKEVTLELHVTKDKHEELLQIGSFVTHT, encoded by the exons ATGGagcgagagaaagagaaagtgaGCTTGGAGGGAGGGAGAGTGATACTGGTCCCGTACATGAAGGAACACGTCCCAAAATACCACGACTGGATGAAGGACCCAGCTCTCCTCCAAGCCACCGGCTCCGAGCCCCTCACCCTCAACCAGGAATACCAGATGCAGCTCACCTGGACCCAAGACCCCAaca AGCAGACTTTCATTGTATTGGATAAGCCATTGGTTGTGGGAGAGTTCAGCCATGGAGGACCCCATGTGGAAG CCATGATTGGTGATGTGAACTTATATATGAATGACCTGGACGATCCCCACATGGGAGAGATTGAAATAATGATTGCTGAACAGAAAAG TCGTGGTAAAGGACTTGGGAAGGAATCGGCCTTGATGATGATGGCCTTTGCAATTGAAAATTTGGCGATCCACATCTTCCGTGCTAAAATTGGGGAACAAAATGGAGCATCTCTTAGCTTGTTTCGGAAATTG GGCTTTGAGGAGATCTCTCGTAGTGAAATCTTCAAAGAG GTGACATTGGAGTTACATGTAACAAAGGACAAGCATGAGGAGTTGCTGCAGATAGGTAGCTTCGTGACTCATACCTAG
- the LOC137738822 gene encoding cytochrome b561 and DOMON domain-containing protein At2g04850-like: MMINYINLNTKHLNVNKSLPTNSISLASTLFDIQPFFPAINMLFLLSLFLLFSFPYVTFSTHCTTTTSTKTFQKCITLPTQQASIAWTFHPHNATLDLVFSGTFISPSGWVGWGINPTSAEMTGTRALIAFPDPSTGQIVVLPYLLDPTTKLQKRPLLSRPLDIHILSSSATLYGGKLATVHGGASIQIFATLKLTPNKTKLHHVWNRGLYVQGYSPTIHPTTANDLSSITTFDVMSGTTATHHSNIGTLRTVHGIMNAIAWGIMLPIGAVLARYLRHIQSLGPTWFYVHAGVQLFAFFLGTVGFAIGIRLGDMSPGVQYGLHRKLGFAAFCLGALQTLALLFRPKTTNKYRKYWKSYHHLVGYACVVLGVVNVFQGFEVMGEGRSFAKLVYCLGLSTLIGVCIALEVNSWVVFCRKSKEEKMRREGIFGASDKGSGIFR; the protein is encoded by the coding sequence ATGATGATCAATTACATCAACCTCAATACCAAACACTTAAATGTTAACAAAAGCTTGCCAACCAATTCTATATCCCTAGCTTCCACTCTCTTTGATATTCAACCCTTCTTCCCAGCCATCAATATGCTCTTCCTCCTGTcccttttccttctcttttcctTTCCCTATGTCACATTTTCTACCCattgcaccaccaccacctccactaAAACCTTTCAAAAATGCATCACACTCCCTACCCAACAAGCCTCCATAGCATGGACTTTCCATCCCCACAATGCCACCCTAGACCTTGTTTTCTCTGGTACTTTCATATCCCCTTCCGGGTGGGTCGGGTGGGGCATCAACCCGACCTCTGCGGAAATGACTGGCACACGTGCTCTGATCGCCTTTCCGGACCCTAGCACCGGTCAAATAGTCGTCCTCCCTTACCTCTTAGACCCAACCACAAAGCTCCAAAAACGCCCTCTCCTCTCCCGCCCTCTTGACATCCACATTCTCTCCTCGTCTGCCACCCTATACGGTGGAAAATTGGCCACCGTCCACGGCGGCGCTTCCATCCAAATATTCGCTACATTGAAACTCACGCCGAACAAGACAAAGCTCCACCACGTGTGGAACCGTGGTCTCTACGTCCAAGGCTACTCGCCGACCATACACCCAACCACCGCTAACGACCTTTCATCGATAACAACATTTGATGTCATGTCAGGCACTACGGCCACACACCACTCCAACATTGGCACACTCAGAACAGTGCATGGCATCATGAACGCCATTGCATGGGGCATCATGCTTCCCATTGGAGCAGTGCTTGCACGCTACCTCAGGCACATACAATCATTAGGTCCCACATGGTTCTATGTGCACGCTGGGGTCCAACTGTTTGCCTTTTTCCTAGGGACTGTAGGGTTTGCTATTGGGATTAGGCTTGGGGATATGTCACCTGGGGTCCAGTATGGGCTCCACAGGAAGCTAGGGTTTGCAGCATTTTGCTTGGGAGCGCTTCAAACCCTAGCACTACTGTTTCGACCTAAAACTACAAACAAGTACAGGAAGTACTGGAAATCTTACCACCATTTAGTTGGGTATGCATGTGTGGTGCTGGGTGTGGTGAATGTTTTCCAAGGTTTTGAGGTGATGGGAGAAGGGAGGTCTTTTGCGAAACTGGTTTATTGCTTGGGATTGTCTACACTGATTGGGGTTTGCATTGCTTTGGAGGTGAATTCTTGGGTGGTTTTTTGTAGAAAATCAAAGGAGGAGAAGATGAGGAGGGAAGGTATATTTGGAGCGTCGGATAAAGGCAGCGGAATCTTCAGATGA